The following proteins come from a genomic window of Carassius carassius chromosome 10, fCarCar2.1, whole genome shotgun sequence:
- the LOC132152105 gene encoding cyclin-dependent kinase 15-like isoform X2, producing MQNLRHAASEAFQRLGLKQRHLGYEELGELDGEEKPQPHWFHTLQVRRLRVQRGRSNSDPMGGKSFQQDFQWKTGLQFGNATSYLNLEKLGEGTYASVYKGISRINGHLVALKVIHMKTEEGIPFTAIREASLLKGLKHANIVLLHDIIHTRDSLTFVFEYVQTDLAQYMIQHPGGLHSYNIRLFMFQLLRGLSYIHSRRILHRDLKPQNLLISYLGELKLADFGLARSKSIPCQTYSSQVVTLWYRPPDVLMGSTDYSTALDIWGAGCIFIEMLQGSPAFPGLADVFEQLLKIWAVLGVPTEEGWPGVSDLPNYKPEWFLPCKPKQFRDVWKRLAQLPYKTEDLAQQMLMMNPKDRISAQDALLHPYFNTLPPPLMHLRDTVSIFKVPDVRLETEARDIFSPSRRIKSPLAPLAKCW from the exons ATGCAGAACCTCCGGCATGCAGCTTCTGAAGCTTTCCAGCGTCTCG GGTTAAAACAAAGACATCTGGGCTATGAGGAG CTGGGAGAGCTGGACGGGGAGGAGAAACCACAGCCGCACTGGTTTCACACGCTGCAGGTGCGACGGCTCCGAGTTCAGAGGGGCCGCAGTAACAGCGATCCTATGGGAGGAAAGAGCTTCCAGCAAGACTTCCAGTGG AAAACTGGTCTGCAGTTTGGGAATGCAACATCTTATCTGAATCTTGAAAAACTTGGAGAGGGCACATATGCCTCAGTGTACAAAGGTATTAGCAG GATAAATGGTCATCTTGTGGCTTTAAAGGTGATTCACATGAAAACTGAGGAAGGAATTCCATTCACAGCTATTAGAGAAG CCTCCTTGTTAAAGGGCCTTAAACATGCCAACATAGTCTTGCTTCACGACATCATCCACACGCGAGACTCTCTCACATTTGTCTTTGAGTATGTG CAAACTGATTTGGCTCAATACATGATTCAGCATCCTGGCGGACTTCACTCGTACAACATCAGG CTCTTCATGTTTCAGTTGCTGCGAGGATTGTCTTACATTCACAGCAGAAGAATTCTGCACCGAGACCTCAAACCTCAAAATTTGCTCATCAGTTATTTGGGGGAACTCAAATTAGCAGATTTTG GTCTGGCCCGATCTAAGTCCATACCGTGCCAAACATACTCTTCCCAGGTTGTGACTTTATGGTACCGGCCGCCAGATGTTCTCATGGGCTCCACTGATTACTCCACAGCCCTAGACATCTG GGGAGCCGGCTGCATTTTTATTGAGATGCTACAGGGGTCACCAGCGTTTCCTGGACTAGCTGATGTCTTTGAGCAACTGCTGAAGATTTGGGCA GTCCTCGGGGTCCCGACCGAGGAGGGCTGGCCAGGTGTCAGTGATCTACCGAACTATAAACCAG AGTGGTTCCTGCCCTGCAAGCCCAAGCAATTTCGAGATGTCTGGAAAAG ACTTGCTCAGTTACCTTATAAGACGGAGGATCTGGCCCAGCAGATGCTGATGATGAATCCAAAGGACAGGATTTCAGCCCAGGATGCATTGCTACATCCATATTTCAACACACTTCCACCTCCGTTAATGCATCTAAGGGACA CTGTGTCAATCTTTAAGGTGCCGGACGTGAGGTTAGAGACGGAAGCGAGGGATATCTTCAGCCCCAGCAGACGAATTAAATCGCCTCTTGCTCCGCTGGCCAAGTGCTGGTGA
- the LOC132152105 gene encoding cyclin-dependent kinase 15-like isoform X1 produces the protein MEDFLWRMRVWASVSWRRCCWCCGDKSNEVRREEKEEMFELRVEEIKEAMKMEERPSKTWSVSSLPVAELGELDGEEKPQPHWFHTLQVRRLRVQRGRSNSDPMGGKSFQQDFQWKTGLQFGNATSYLNLEKLGEGTYASVYKGISRINGHLVALKVIHMKTEEGIPFTAIREASLLKGLKHANIVLLHDIIHTRDSLTFVFEYVQTDLAQYMIQHPGGLHSYNIRLFMFQLLRGLSYIHSRRILHRDLKPQNLLISYLGELKLADFGLARSKSIPCQTYSSQVVTLWYRPPDVLMGSTDYSTALDIWGAGCIFIEMLQGSPAFPGLADVFEQLLKIWAVLGVPTEEGWPGVSDLPNYKPEWFLPCKPKQFRDVWKRLAQLPYKTEDLAQQMLMMNPKDRISAQDALLHPYFNTLPPPLMHLRDTVSIFKVPDVRLETEARDIFSPSRRIKSPLAPLAKCW, from the exons ATGGAGGATTTCCTGTGGAGAATGCGGGTTTGGGCATCTGTGAGCTGGAGGAGATGTTGTTGGTGTTGTGGAGATAAATCAAATGAAGTCAGAagggaagaaaaagaggaaatgtTTGAGTTGAGAGTGGAAGAGATAAAAGAAGCAATGAAAATGGAAGAAAGACCATCAAAAACCTGGAGTGTGTCCTCCCTCCCAGTTGCTGAG CTGGGAGAGCTGGACGGGGAGGAGAAACCACAGCCGCACTGGTTTCACACGCTGCAGGTGCGACGGCTCCGAGTTCAGAGGGGCCGCAGTAACAGCGATCCTATGGGAGGAAAGAGCTTCCAGCAAGACTTCCAGTGG AAAACTGGTCTGCAGTTTGGGAATGCAACATCTTATCTGAATCTTGAAAAACTTGGAGAGGGCACATATGCCTCAGTGTACAAAGGTATTAGCAG GATAAATGGTCATCTTGTGGCTTTAAAGGTGATTCACATGAAAACTGAGGAAGGAATTCCATTCACAGCTATTAGAGAAG CCTCCTTGTTAAAGGGCCTTAAACATGCCAACATAGTCTTGCTTCACGACATCATCCACACGCGAGACTCTCTCACATTTGTCTTTGAGTATGTG CAAACTGATTTGGCTCAATACATGATTCAGCATCCTGGCGGACTTCACTCGTACAACATCAGG CTCTTCATGTTTCAGTTGCTGCGAGGATTGTCTTACATTCACAGCAGAAGAATTCTGCACCGAGACCTCAAACCTCAAAATTTGCTCATCAGTTATTTGGGGGAACTCAAATTAGCAGATTTTG GTCTGGCCCGATCTAAGTCCATACCGTGCCAAACATACTCTTCCCAGGTTGTGACTTTATGGTACCGGCCGCCAGATGTTCTCATGGGCTCCACTGATTACTCCACAGCCCTAGACATCTG GGGAGCCGGCTGCATTTTTATTGAGATGCTACAGGGGTCACCAGCGTTTCCTGGACTAGCTGATGTCTTTGAGCAACTGCTGAAGATTTGGGCA GTCCTCGGGGTCCCGACCGAGGAGGGCTGGCCAGGTGTCAGTGATCTACCGAACTATAAACCAG AGTGGTTCCTGCCCTGCAAGCCCAAGCAATTTCGAGATGTCTGGAAAAG ACTTGCTCAGTTACCTTATAAGACGGAGGATCTGGCCCAGCAGATGCTGATGATGAATCCAAAGGACAGGATTTCAGCCCAGGATGCATTGCTACATCCATATTTCAACACACTTCCACCTCCGTTAATGCATCTAAGGGACA CTGTGTCAATCTTTAAGGTGCCGGACGTGAGGTTAGAGACGGAAGCGAGGGATATCTTCAGCCCCAGCAGACGAATTAAATCGCCTCTTGCTCCGCTGGCCAAGTGCTGGTGA